From the genome of Biomphalaria glabrata chromosome 1, xgBioGlab47.1, whole genome shotgun sequence, one region includes:
- the LOC129923117 gene encoding uncharacterized protein LOC129923117: MRSLAVIAVAIIGFVVAQPGGGGQNFNNFFQRYAGNDNLLQQNEFARFWLHFDDNGDGNVSKQEFDSGWRQEGFPNPENAPLYFLELDIVRDEVINSQDFPHIFHLFDEDGNGAISEREARYNWNAYFSD, translated from the exons ATGAGATCTCTTGCCGTTATTGCTGTTGCCATTATTGgctt TGTCGTCGCCCAGCCCGGAGGAGGAGGTCAAAACTTTAACAATTTTTTCCAAAGATACGCTGGCAATGATAACTTGTTGCAACAAAACGAGTTTGCCAGGTTCTGGCTTCACTTTGATGACAATG GTGACGGTAATGTCAGCAAACAAGAGTTTGACAGCGGATGGAGACAGGAAGGTTTCCCTAATCCAGAAAACGCTCCTCTCTATTTCCTCGAGTTAGACATCGTCCGTGACGAGGTTATTAACTCTCAAGATTTCCCACACATCTTCCATCTCTTCGATGAGGACG GTAATGGTGCTATCAGCGAGAGAGAGGCCAGATACAACTGGAACGCATATTTTAGTGACTAA
- the LOC129923120 gene encoding uncharacterized protein LOC129923120: MRSLAIIAVAIIGFVVAQPGGGGQNFNNFFQRYAGNDNLLQQNEFARFWLHFDDNGDGNVSKQEFDSGWRQEGFPNPENAPLYFLELDIVRDEVLNSQDFPHIFHLFDEDGNGAISEREARYNWNAYFSD, translated from the exons TGTCGTCGCCCAGCCCGGAGGAGGAGGTCAAAACTTTAACAATTTTTTCCAAAGATACGCTGGCAATGACAACTTGTTGCAACAAAACGAGTTTGCCAGGTTCTGGCTTCACTTTGATGACAATG GTGACGGTAATGTCAGCAAACAAGAGTTTGACAGCGGATGGAGACAGGAAGGTTTCCCTAATCCAGAAAACGCTCCTCTCTATTTCCTCGAGTTAGACATCGTCCGTGACGAGGTTCTTAACTCTCAAGATTTCCCACACATCTTCCATCTCTTCGATGAGGACG GTAATGGTGCTATCAGCGAGAGAGAGGCCAGATACAACTGGAACGCATATTTTAGTGACTAA